Genomic segment of Candidatus Hydrogenedens sp.:
TAAACGGAATTGCTGACTGCTTACCCATGTTCCATCATTTCTGTTAAATGAGGAAGAGGAAAGGTCGGCAATGAGTTGTTCGCCTTTTAAAAGGCTTCGTGTTTCTGTTACAGTGGTTCCGGAACCGGTTCCTAATAAAGCATATTGAACAGTTGCTTCAATCATATTTCCGGGTGTAACTACATTGGGCAAAACTTCTGCCCGTTCAAAGGATAATCGTTCACCTTGACTGGCCTGGTAATTGTATTCTGTAGCTGTTTGCTCAGCGGACTTTGCTTTTTGTGCTTTTATGTCGTGAGCAACCAATCCTGCTATACCGCCAAGAACTGCACCTATGGCCGCACCTTCAAGAGTATGTCCGGATTGATGCCCTATAATAGCACCTGTTGCACCACCTAAAGCAGCACCTAATCCGCCTGCTTCACCATAGGTTTGACATCCCGTTCCATAGAGCACAAAGGAGATAGTAATTATCATAAGTAAAAACAGTGAGAGAAATTTTTTCATAGTGTTTCCTTTCTTATTCTTTTTTAGTTTTCATCATAAGGAATATAAGGT
This window contains:
- a CDS encoding glycine zipper domain-containing protein, whose product is MKKFLSLFLLMIITISFVLYGTGCQTYGEAGGLGAALGGATGAIIGHQSGHTLEGAAIGAVLGGIAGLVAHDIKAQKAKSAEQTATEYNYQASQGERLSFERAEVLPNVVTPGNMIEATVQYALLGTGSGTTVTETRSLLKGEQLIADLSSSSFNRNDGTWVSSQQFRLPPNLSPGQYTILFRVSTKLSSISGRATFVVD